The proteins below come from a single Flavobacterium lindanitolerans genomic window:
- a CDS encoding MBL fold metallo-hydrolase: protein MKLYPIEAGNFKLDGGAMFGVVPKTIWNKTNPADENNLIDIAARCLLIEDGNRLILIDTGMGDKQSEKFFGYYSLWGSHSIDKSLSHYGFHRDDITDVFMTHLHFDHCGGSVQWNKDKTGYEVAFKNARFWTNDNHWEWATKPNPREKASFLTENIIPMQESGQLEFIKRPDGDLLKKSELGFDIFFADGHTEKMMIPKIQYQDKTICFMADLLPTAGHLPLPYVMGYDTRPLLTLPEKAKFLTEAAENNYYLFLEHDAHNQIITVENTEKGVRLKDVFTCEEIL from the coding sequence ATGAAATTATATCCAATTGAAGCAGGAAATTTTAAATTAGACGGCGGGGCCATGTTTGGCGTAGTTCCAAAAACGATATGGAACAAAACCAATCCGGCCGATGAAAATAACCTGATTGACATTGCCGCAAGATGCCTTTTAATTGAAGATGGAAATCGCCTGATTTTGATTGATACCGGAATGGGCGACAAACAATCGGAAAAATTCTTCGGATATTATTCACTGTGGGGCAGCCATTCTATCGACAAATCATTGTCTCATTATGGTTTTCATCGTGATGATATTACCGATGTTTTTATGACACACCTGCATTTTGACCATTGCGGCGGAAGCGTTCAATGGAATAAAGACAAGACCGGCTATGAAGTCGCTTTTAAAAATGCAAGGTTCTGGACAAATGACAATCATTGGGAATGGGCCACAAAACCAAATCCCAGAGAAAAAGCTTCTTTTCTTACTGAAAATATTATCCCGATGCAGGAAAGCGGACAATTGGAATTTATCAAAAGGCCGGATGGCGATTTACTGAAAAAATCGGAACTCGGATTTGATATTTTCTTTGCCGACGGACATACGGAGAAAATGATGATTCCAAAAATTCAATATCAGGACAAGACCATCTGTTTTATGGCAGATTTATTACCAACCGCAGGACATCTTCCTTTGCCTTACGTTATGGGATATGACACACGTCCACTCCTGACACTACCTGAAAAAGCAAAGTTTCTGACCGAAGCAGCCGAAAACAACTACTATCTGTTTTTAGAGCACGATGCTCACAACCAAATCATAACCGTTGAAAACACAGAAAAAGGTGTCCGTTTGAAAGACGTTTTCACTTGCGAAGAAATTTTATAA
- a CDS encoding HesB/IscA family protein has translation MIKVSDTASKRIIDMMNDDGFDATKDYVRVGVKSGGCSGLSYELKFDKELGENDKVFEDNNVRIAVEKKSFLYLAGTTLEFSGGLNGKGFVFNNPNATRTCGCGESFSL, from the coding sequence ATGATAAAGGTATCTGATACAGCAAGTAAAAGAATCATCGATATGATGAATGATGACGGCTTTGATGCTACCAAAGATTACGTTCGTGTGGGCGTAAAAAGCGGTGGATGTTCCGGCTTGTCATATGAGCTGAAGTTTGATAAAGAACTGGGAGAAAACGACAAGGTTTTTGAAGATAATAATGTAAGAATTGCCGTTGAAAAAAAATCATTTTTATACCTGGCAGGAACCACTCTTGAGTTTTCAGGAGGACTGAACGGAAAAGGATTTGTTTTCAATAACCCGAACGCTACCCGAACTTGCGGTTGCGGCGAGAGTTTTTCTCTATAA
- the sufB gene encoding Fe-S cluster assembly protein SufB codes for MSKYTEDDLKIELENKEYEYGFYTDIESDTFPVGLNEDIVRAISKKKEEPEWMTNWRVEAFRAWEQMIEPEWANVHYEKPKFQEISYYSAPLKKAKYESLDEVDPELLETFKKLGISIDEQKVLAGVAVDIVMDSVSVATTFKKTLAEKGIIFCSISEAIKEHPELVQKYIGSVVPQKDNFYAALNSAVFSDGSFCYIPKGVRCPMELSTYFRINQAGTGQFERTLVIADEGSYVSYLEGCTAPSRDENQLHAAVVELIALDDAEIKYSTVQNWFPGNKEGKGGVYNFVTKRGLCEKNAKISWTQVETGSAVTWKYPSCVLKGDNSVGEFYSIAVTNNFQQADTGTKMIHLGKNTKSTIISKGISAGKSQNSYRGLVQISSRADNARNFSQCDSLLMGNNCGAHTFPYIESKNPSAKIEHEATTSKIGEDQVFYCNQRGIPTEKAIALIVNGFSKEVLNKLPMEFAVEAQKLLEISLEGSVG; via the coding sequence ATGAGCAAATACACAGAAGACGATTTAAAAATCGAGCTTGAAAATAAAGAATACGAATACGGGTTTTATACTGATATAGAATCCGATACTTTTCCTGTTGGCTTAAATGAAGACATTGTCCGTGCTATTTCGAAGAAAAAAGAAGAGCCGGAATGGATGACCAACTGGAGAGTAGAAGCATTCAGAGCCTGGGAGCAGATGATTGAACCTGAATGGGCAAATGTTCATTATGAAAAGCCTAAATTTCAGGAAATCTCTTATTATTCAGCACCCTTAAAAAAAGCAAAATACGAAAGCCTTGATGAGGTAGACCCGGAACTTTTGGAAACATTCAAAAAACTCGGAATTTCTATCGACGAGCAAAAAGTACTTGCCGGGGTTGCTGTGGATATTGTCATGGACTCCGTTTCTGTGGCTACGACATTCAAGAAAACGCTGGCAGAAAAGGGAATTATTTTCTGTTCTATTTCTGAAGCGATTAAGGAACATCCTGAATTGGTTCAAAAATATATCGGTTCTGTAGTTCCGCAAAAGGATAATTTCTATGCGGCACTGAATTCGGCTGTTTTTTCAGACGGGTCGTTCTGTTATATTCCAAAAGGTGTTCGCTGTCCGATGGAACTTTCAACCTATTTCCGTATCAATCAGGCCGGAACCGGGCAATTCGAAAGAACTTTGGTTATTGCCGATGAGGGAAGTTATGTTTCTTATTTAGAGGGATGTACAGCTCCATCGCGCGATGAAAACCAATTGCATGCTGCGGTTGTGGAACTGATTGCTTTGGATGATGCCGAAATCAAATATTCTACTGTCCAAAACTGGTTTCCGGGTAATAAAGAAGGTAAAGGTGGAGTATACAACTTCGTGACCAAAAGAGGTTTGTGCGAGAAAAATGCAAAAATTTCCTGGACACAGGTTGAAACGGGTTCTGCCGTAACCTGGAAATATCCGTCATGTGTGCTGAAAGGTGACAATTCGGTTGGAGAATTCTATTCTATTGCCGTAACCAATAATTTCCAGCAGGCTGATACCGGAACCAAAATGATTCATTTAGGAAAGAACACCAAATCAACGATTATTTCCAAAGGAATTTCTGCCGGAAAATCTCAAAACAGCTACCGCGGACTGGTTCAAATCAGTTCAAGGGCAGATAACGCTAGAAACTTTTCGCAATGCGATTCGCTATTGATGGGAAATAACTGCGGAGCACATACTTTTCCTTATATCGAATCTAAAAATCCGTCGGCTAAAATAGAGCATGAGGCAACGACCAGTAAAATTGGTGAAGACCAGGTTTTCTATTGCAACCAGAGAGGAATCCCTACAGAAAAAGCGATTGCTTTGATTGTAAATGGTTTCAGTAAAGAAGTATTGAATAAACTTCCGATGGAATTTGCGGTTGAGGCACAAAAATTATTAGAAATATCACTTGAAGGTTCGGTTGGATAA
- the sufC gene encoding Fe-S cluster assembly ATPase SufC: MLSIKNLHAGIEDKDILKGINLEVKAGEVHAIMGPNGSGKSTLSAVIAGNENYEVTEGSVELDGEDLSDLAPEERAHKGVFLSFQYPVEIPGVSVTNFMKTAINESRKAKGQEEMPANEMLKLIREKSELLEIDRKFLSRSLNEGFSGGEKKRNEIFQMAMLEPKLAILDETDSGLDIDALRIVANGVNKLKSENNAIIVITHYQRLLDYIVPDFVHVLYNGKIVKSGGKELAYELEEKGYDWIKAEN; the protein is encoded by the coding sequence ATGTTAAGTATAAAAAATTTACACGCTGGAATTGAGGACAAAGACATCCTGAAAGGTATTAATCTTGAAGTGAAAGCCGGCGAAGTTCATGCGATTATGGGACCTAACGGTTCTGGAAAAAGTACGCTTTCTGCCGTAATTGCAGGAAACGAAAATTATGAAGTTACTGAAGGCTCAGTAGAATTGGACGGAGAAGATTTGTCTGATTTGGCACCGGAAGAAAGGGCACATAAAGGGGTATTTCTTTCTTTTCAGTATCCGGTAGAAATTCCGGGAGTTTCTGTAACGAACTTCATGAAAACAGCCATTAATGAATCCCGAAAAGCAAAAGGGCAGGAGGAAATGCCTGCTAATGAAATGCTGAAATTGATTCGTGAAAAATCAGAGCTTTTGGAAATTGACAGAAAGTTTTTGTCACGTTCGCTTAATGAAGGATTTTCAGGAGGTGAGAAAAAAAGAAATGAAATATTCCAAATGGCAATGCTAGAGCCGAAACTGGCTATTCTTGACGAAACGGATTCCGGTTTGGATATCGATGCTTTAAGAATTGTTGCAAACGGTGTTAATAAGCTGAAAAGTGAGAACAATGCAATTATTGTCATTACACACTACCAAAGACTTTTGGATTATATCGTTCCGGATTTTGTACATGTTTTGTACAATGGAAAGATTGTAAAATCCGGAGGAAAAGAATTGGCTTACGAACTGGAGGAAAAAGGTTACGACTGGATTAAGGCGGAGAATTAA
- the sufD gene encoding Fe-S cluster assembly protein SufD, with amino-acid sequence MELKEKLISSFMAFEERVDVDSALHDVRTEAFKNFENKGFPTKKEEAWKYTSLSSILKNDFSVFPKKENAVEFSEVKKFFLHEIDTYKVVFVDGVFSSFLSSTTHDGLDVCLMSSALTKPKYKMVIDEYFNKIASKDESLTSLNTAFAYEGAYINIPRSKVVEKPIEIINFSTGTEAALLVQPRNLIIVGENAHVQIIERHQSLNENPVLTNSVTEIFAQKRAIVDYYKIQNDNLEASLIDNTYIAQKTQSNASVHTFSFGGNLTRNNLNFFHQGEHIDSTLKGITIIEGKQHVDHYTLVHHAAPNCESHQNYKGIFDDKATGVFNGKIYVEKEAQKTDAFQQNNNILLSDKASINAKPQLEIFADDVKCSHGCTIGQLDEKAMFYMQSRGIPQKEAKALLMYAFSNEVIESIKIPAMKARVTKIIATKLGVNMGFDL; translated from the coding sequence ATGGAATTAAAAGAAAAACTAATATCATCTTTTATGGCTTTTGAAGAACGTGTAGATGTTGATTCTGCTCTACATGATGTTCGTACGGAAGCGTTTAAAAATTTTGAAAACAAGGGCTTTCCAACCAAAAAAGAGGAAGCCTGGAAATATACTTCGCTAAGCTCGATTTTAAAAAATGATTTCAGCGTTTTTCCAAAAAAGGAAAATGCGGTAGAATTTTCGGAAGTAAAGAAATTTTTCCTTCATGAAATCGATACTTACAAAGTTGTTTTTGTAGATGGTGTTTTCAGCTCATTTCTTTCTTCTACAACACATGATGGTTTGGATGTCTGCCTGATGTCATCGGCATTGACCAAGCCAAAATACAAGATGGTAATTGATGAATACTTCAACAAAATTGCCAGCAAGGATGAAAGCTTAACTTCATTAAATACTGCTTTTGCCTATGAAGGAGCCTACATCAATATTCCACGAAGTAAGGTAGTAGAAAAGCCTATTGAGATTATCAATTTTTCTACCGGTACGGAAGCTGCATTACTTGTTCAGCCCAGAAATCTTATTATCGTTGGTGAAAATGCGCATGTCCAGATTATTGAAAGACACCAGAGTTTGAATGAAAATCCGGTACTGACTAATTCGGTTACCGAAATCTTTGCCCAGAAAAGAGCGATTGTGGATTATTATAAGATTCAAAACGACAATCTTGAGGCATCGTTGATTGACAATACCTATATTGCGCAGAAAACGCAAAGTAACGCCTCTGTACATACTTTTTCTTTTGGAGGTAACTTGACAAGGAACAACCTGAATTTCTTCCATCAGGGCGAGCATATTGATTCCACGCTGAAAGGAATTACCATTATTGAAGGAAAACAGCACGTTGACCATTATACTTTGGTGCATCACGCCGCTCCAAATTGTGAAAGCCACCAGAATTACAAAGGAATTTTTGACGATAAGGCTACCGGAGTGTTCAACGGAAAGATTTATGTGGAGAAAGAAGCCCAGAAAACGGATGCTTTCCAGCAAAACAATAATATCCTATTAAGCGATAAGGCTTCTATCAATGCAAAGCCACAATTGGAAATTTTTGCAGATGATGTAAAATGTTCCCACGGCTGTACGATTGGCCAGCTTGATGAAAAGGCAATGTTTTATATGCAATCCAGAGGAATTCCTCAAAAAGAGGCAAAGGCTTTATTGATGTATGCCTTTTCGAATGAAGTAATCGAAAGTATCAAGATTCCGGCAATGAAAGCCAGGGTCACTAAGATTATTGCTACGAAATTGGGTGTTAATATGGGATTTGATTTGTAA
- a CDS encoding serine hydrolase domain-containing protein produces MKKKLKIAGILLAIMIVYLGFTNYPKLDLISGFSAKSIASGYFIGHRTQQMIESGDNDIKLINLASNTINEKEHYATTSVYGLKERKAIYREGLGVTLINNDFDLSKPYLVPKRIRLNSNLPYPFGNNQPKDTVFATIDYSKLEKAVEGAFDKKGEKNKRTRSLLILYKDKLIAEKYDSGFDKNSMILGWSMTKSLTATYFGILQKQGKIDINSPAPIAEWKNDKRSKITINDLLHMNSGLEWEEKYDKICDATLMLFEAEDMSKVQRKKPLVGQPNESWNYSSGTTNLLSGILRNQFKTQQEYLDFWYSSLIDKIGMDSMLVETDMAGNYVGSSYAWATTRDWGKFGLLYLHKGNWNGEQLFDESWAKYVATPTKTSNGRYGGHFWLNAGGKYPDAPKDLYYASGFQGQKIFIIPSKDLVIVRFGLTEDEVFDFNKLLKDILGSISK; encoded by the coding sequence ATGAAGAAAAAACTTAAAATAGCAGGCATTCTTTTAGCGATAATGATTGTGTATTTGGGATTCACGAATTATCCAAAGCTGGACCTGATATCCGGTTTTTCAGCAAAAAGCATTGCTTCCGGCTACTTTATTGGCCATCGAACCCAGCAAATGATTGAATCGGGCGACAATGATATCAAACTTATCAACCTGGCAAGCAACACGATTAACGAAAAAGAACACTATGCCACGACTTCAGTTTATGGTTTAAAAGAGCGTAAGGCAATTTATCGGGAAGGTCTTGGTGTTACATTAATTAATAATGATTTTGACCTTTCAAAGCCTTATCTGGTTCCGAAAAGGATTAGGTTGAATAGTAATCTTCCCTATCCTTTTGGAAATAACCAACCGAAAGATACTGTTTTCGCTACTATTGATTATTCTAAATTAGAAAAAGCTGTAGAAGGTGCTTTTGATAAAAAAGGCGAAAAAAACAAAAGAACCCGCTCACTCCTTATTTTATATAAAGACAAACTTATTGCAGAAAAATATGATTCCGGTTTTGATAAGAATTCTATGATTTTGGGCTGGTCGATGACCAAGAGCCTAACGGCGACCTACTTTGGTATATTGCAAAAACAGGGCAAAATAGACATCAATAGTCCGGCACCAATTGCAGAATGGAAAAACGACAAACGTTCTAAAATCACCATAAACGACCTGCTTCATATGAATTCAGGTTTGGAATGGGAAGAGAAATATGACAAGATTTGTGATGCAACCCTTATGTTGTTTGAGGCCGAAGACATGTCAAAAGTACAAAGAAAAAAGCCTTTGGTGGGTCAACCAAATGAAAGCTGGAATTATTCTTCCGGAACGACAAATTTATTATCCGGAATCCTCAGAAATCAGTTCAAAACACAACAGGAATACCTGGATTTCTGGTATTCTTCATTAATCGATAAAATTGGCATGGATTCTATGCTGGTAGAAACCGATATGGCTGGAAATTATGTCGGCTCCTCCTATGCCTGGGCAACCACCAGAGATTGGGGCAAATTCGGACTGCTTTATCTCCACAAGGGGAATTGGAATGGTGAACAGCTTTTTGATGAAAGCTGGGCTAAATATGTTGCGACTCCAACCAAAACTTCTAATGGGCGTTATGGCGGACATTTTTGGCTCAATGCCGGCGGCAAATATCCCGACGCTCCCAAAGACCTGTATTATGCCAGTGGCTTTCAGGGACAGAAAATCTTTATCATTCCGTCAAAAGATTTGGTTATCGTACGTTTTGGCCTGACAGAAGATGAAGTTTTTGATTTTAATAAATTGCTGAAGGATATTCTGGGCAGTATCAGCAAATAA
- a CDS encoding TonB-dependent receptor plug domain-containing protein, giving the protein MQIYTKAYISLSLFLSFSAFSQEKFQDTTSTSQLEEVVVTGQFEPQSINKSVFNVKVITSQDIQNLAANNLGDVLNQYLNITVRPSGSDGRSTVSLFGLDAQYFKILVDNVPLVNEAGLGNNIDLSQINLNDIEQIEIIEGSMGVTHGANAVSGILNIITKKNSTHKWSIFATAQEETVNNEFALFDKGRHIQSLKVSHKLSENWFVSLGGNRNDFQGYLGEKEGPNHVENDGLRGYNWLPKEQINSNALISYSKDDFRIFYKFEYLDEKVEFFNSVVQSGFNTQLGSYRYSDDKRYFTDRYYHHLNGVGKLFSKLHYNVSVSHQKQARNVEDFRTLIVSKNELNNVEVKDQSMEVLYSTGTLSNFFTNDKVDLQIGYELVNNQGFSLVQEENNNVSPVRKRLENYDFFVSSEIKATDRFSVRPGLRFSSQSRFENQYASSLGLRYLFEKGIEVRGSLGKSFRTPTFEELYSKQIFDGHHFTGNENLKPETSTSYEVSFKKISYLDSNFRLSNMLTASFLDVDDRIDMAFVRFNEGSGIPEYEYINISKYKMWNASTNHQLKGENLVLNFGASIVGISQVIKNQIFTSDDKYLYSFNLNASASYTVPKWATTFSAYYKYNGKTQQFVESTSQYVISDIEASNWLDASIRKSFFKNKFDLTIGARNILDVTNVNQSRTNEGAGHAVTSSVMLAYGRSYFAKLTYNLNF; this is encoded by the coding sequence ATGCAGATTTATACTAAGGCTTATATTTCCTTATCTCTTTTTCTTTCTTTTAGTGCTTTTTCACAAGAAAAGTTTCAAGATACCACAAGTACCAGTCAACTTGAAGAAGTAGTTGTTACCGGTCAATTTGAGCCGCAATCCATAAACAAGTCGGTTTTTAATGTCAAAGTAATTACAAGTCAGGATATTCAAAATCTGGCTGCCAATAATTTAGGTGACGTTCTCAACCAATATCTGAATATAACAGTAAGACCTAGCGGAAGTGACGGGCGCTCAACAGTTTCTCTTTTTGGTTTAGATGCACAATATTTCAAAATTCTGGTAGACAACGTTCCATTGGTGAATGAGGCCGGTTTAGGGAATAATATTGACTTGTCTCAAATAAATCTTAACGATATTGAACAGATAGAAATTATTGAAGGTTCGATGGGAGTTACTCACGGAGCCAATGCAGTAAGCGGAATTTTGAATATTATAACAAAAAAGAATTCTACTCATAAGTGGTCAATTTTTGCCACTGCACAAGAAGAAACGGTAAATAATGAGTTTGCATTATTTGATAAAGGAAGACATATCCAATCCTTAAAAGTTTCTCACAAGCTTTCTGAAAACTGGTTTGTTTCTTTAGGAGGAAACAGAAATGATTTTCAGGGATATTTAGGAGAAAAGGAAGGGCCTAACCATGTTGAAAACGACGGACTAAGAGGATATAATTGGTTGCCTAAAGAACAGATAAATTCCAACGCATTGATAAGCTATTCAAAAGATGATTTCAGAATTTTTTACAAGTTTGAATACTTAGATGAAAAGGTAGAGTTTTTTAATAGTGTAGTCCAATCAGGTTTTAATACGCAACTCGGTTCATATCGTTACTCCGATGATAAGCGTTACTTTACAGATAGATATTACCATCACTTAAATGGTGTTGGGAAATTGTTTTCGAAGTTGCACTATAATGTTTCCGTTTCTCATCAAAAACAAGCCAGAAACGTTGAGGATTTTAGAACGCTCATTGTTTCAAAAAACGAGTTAAATAATGTAGAAGTAAAGGATCAGTCAATGGAAGTGCTCTATTCGACCGGAACTTTGAGCAATTTTTTTACCAATGACAAAGTCGACTTGCAAATAGGTTATGAATTGGTAAATAATCAGGGCTTTTCACTCGTGCAAGAAGAAAACAATAATGTTTCTCCAGTCAGAAAGAGACTTGAAAATTATGACTTTTTCGTGTCCTCAGAAATTAAGGCCACTGATAGGTTTTCAGTCCGTCCGGGATTACGATTTTCTTCACAATCCCGATTTGAAAACCAATATGCTTCTTCTTTGGGATTACGATATCTATTTGAGAAAGGAATAGAAGTTCGCGGTTCGCTTGGAAAATCGTTCAGAACTCCAACTTTTGAAGAGTTATATTCTAAACAAATTTTTGACGGACACCATTTTACCGGAAATGAAAATCTTAAGCCGGAAACAAGTACATCATATGAAGTAAGTTTTAAGAAAATATCTTATCTGGATTCAAATTTCCGACTTTCCAATATGTTAACGGCAAGTTTTTTAGATGTTGATGACAGAATAGATATGGCTTTTGTGAGATTCAATGAAGGAAGCGGCATTCCTGAATATGAATATATCAATATCAGCAAGTACAAGATGTGGAATGCTTCTACAAACCATCAGTTGAAAGGTGAAAATTTAGTTTTGAATTTTGGGGCTTCAATTGTTGGAATTTCACAGGTAATCAAAAACCAAATTTTTACCTCTGATGATAAATATCTCTATTCTTTTAACCTAAATGCTAGTGCCTCCTATACCGTTCCAAAATGGGCAACAACGTTTTCTGCCTATTATAAATATAACGGAAAAACACAACAGTTTGTTGAGAGCACCTCTCAATATGTAATTTCTGATATTGAGGCAAGCAACTGGCTGGATGCTTCTATAAGAAAATCTTTTTTCAAAAATAAATTTGATTTGACAATTGGTGCCAGAAACATACTGGATGTAACCAATGTTAACCAAAGCAGAACCAACGAAGGTGCAGGACACGCGGTAACATCAAGTGTAATGTTGGCTTATGGAAGATCTTATTTTGCTAAACTAACGTATAATCTTAATTTTTAA
- a CDS encoding HmuY family protein, with amino-acid sequence MKKTFLFLSIAALVMASCSSDDDSPKTEVPSVGDVLQPTVGGPNQPNQVFVDLSTGSSESVNRASWDLGFSSGSDFRVAINGSLKMAVKKLETTDITLPQTPDTDVAVGGGTTLASNGYVDNPTGVLAGNGSGIGTAIAEVSATDSQNKVYLVNLGFAVSTVVPSVGSVSTDGDARGWKKVRILRNGNGYKIQYADLASQTFQEKTITKNADYNFTFFSLTSGNTVAVEPVKTKWDLNFTTFTNYLNMGGGGEVTYGYSDFIVTNMKGGTKAYQVLNADGVTYENFTLANVVETNFTVSATDQRIIGSNWRSGGGPSSLPSIRTDRFYVIKDVAGNYYKIKFLAMTNDAGVRGFPTFEYKLLQ; translated from the coding sequence ATGAAAAAAACATTTTTATTTCTTTCAATTGCAGCTTTAGTCATGGCTTCATGCTCAAGCGATGATGATTCTCCTAAAACGGAAGTTCCATCAGTAGGAGATGTTCTACAGCCAACGGTAGGCGGTCCTAACCAACCAAATCAAGTATTTGTAGATTTGAGTACAGGTTCTTCGGAATCAGTAAACAGAGCTTCTTGGGATCTGGGTTTTTCTTCAGGTTCTGATTTTAGAGTAGCCATCAACGGATCTCTAAAAATGGCTGTAAAAAAATTAGAAACAACAGATATCACATTGCCACAAACACCTGATACAGACGTTGCAGTTGGTGGTGGAACGACATTGGCGTCTAACGGTTATGTTGATAATCCGACCGGAGTTTTGGCCGGAAACGGTTCAGGAATTGGTACTGCGATTGCAGAGGTTTCTGCAACTGATTCCCAAAACAAAGTATATCTTGTAAATCTTGGCTTCGCTGTTTCAACAGTAGTACCAAGCGTTGGTTCAGTAAGTACAGATGGTGATGCAAGAGGATGGAAAAAAGTTAGAATTTTAAGAAACGGTAACGGATATAAAATTCAGTATGCTGACTTAGCTTCTCAAACTTTCCAGGAAAAAACTATTACTAAGAATGCAGATTACAACTTCACATTTTTCAGCTTAACATCAGGAAATACTGTAGCTGTTGAGCCTGTTAAAACAAAATGGGATTTGAACTTCACAACTTTCACTAACTACCTGAATATGGGTGGTGGCGGAGAAGTAACATACGGTTATTCAGACTTTATTGTTACTAACATGAAAGGTGGAACAAAAGCATACCAGGTTTTAAATGCTGATGGAGTAACTTATGAAAACTTCACTTTGGCTAATGTAGTAGAAACTAACTTTACAGTTTCAGCAACAGATCAAAGAATTATTGGTTCAAACTGGCGAAGTGGTGGAGGTCCTTCTTCATTGCCAAGCATAAGAACAGATCGTTTTTATGTAATAAAAGATGTTGCCGGAAACTACTATAAAATTAAATTCCTTGCAATGACAAATGATGCTGGAGTAAGAGGCTTCCCAACATTTGAATATAAATTGTTACAATAA
- a CDS encoding hemin-degrading factor, with translation MDTLTNNLKSQWDKLKAENPNLRIRNAAEKLGVSEAELLATQVGETVTRLRPEFAAILTDVEKLGKVMALTRNEECVHERKGIYLNPDFSSPHAGLFVGEDIDLRIFLGHWAKAFAVEEKSEHGDRKSLQFFGKDGLAIHKIYLTKDSNEAAFDELVAKYKSDDQAAEESAIEVPLNIDEKADADIDVAGFQTAWENLKDTHEFFGMLRKFGVTRTQALRLAPNENFAKKVEKDVIVKMLEGAAESKLPIMVFTGNRGNIQIHTGLVRKTMWHGDWFNVMDPDFNLHLDMSKIAQTWIVRKPTEDGEVTAIEVFNEMGDIIVQFFGKRKPGIPELKEWKDLVAAL, from the coding sequence ATGGATACATTAACAAACAACCTGAAGTCACAATGGGATAAGCTAAAAGCTGAAAACCCAAATTTAAGAATCCGCAATGCTGCTGAAAAACTAGGCGTAAGTGAGGCAGAATTGCTAGCTACACAAGTAGGAGAAACCGTAACAAGGCTTCGTCCGGAATTTGCTGCAATACTGACTGACGTTGAAAAACTAGGAAAAGTAATGGCTTTGACACGCAACGAAGAGTGCGTTCACGAAAGAAAAGGAATTTATCTTAACCCTGATTTCAGCTCTCCGCATGCAGGACTGTTTGTAGGTGAAGATATCGATTTGCGTATCTTTTTAGGACATTGGGCTAAAGCTTTTGCTGTAGAAGAGAAATCAGAACACGGAGACAGAAAAAGCCTTCAGTTCTTTGGAAAGGATGGCCTGGCTATACACAAAATTTATCTGACAAAAGACAGCAACGAAGCTGCTTTTGATGAATTAGTTGCTAAATATAAGTCTGACGACCAGGCAGCGGAAGAATCTGCAATTGAAGTGCCTCTAAACATTGATGAAAAAGCAGATGCTGATATTGATGTTGCCGGTTTCCAAACGGCTTGGGAAAACCTGAAAGACACACACGAGTTCTTTGGTATGCTTCGCAAATTTGGAGTAACAAGAACACAGGCATTGCGTTTGGCTCCAAACGAAAACTTTGCTAAAAAGGTAGAAAAGGATGTAATTGTAAAAATGCTTGAAGGCGCTGCTGAAAGCAAACTGCCAATCATGGTGTTTACAGGAAACAGAGGAAACATTCAAATCCACACAGGTTTGGTAAGAAAAACAATGTGGCATGGTGACTGGTTCAACGTAATGGACCCAGATTTCAATTTGCACCTGGATATGTCTAAAATTGCACAGACATGGATTGTAAGAAAACCAACAGAAGACGGAGAAGTTACTGCTATTGAAGTATTCAACGAAATGGGTGATATCATCGTTCAGTTTTTCGGAAAAAGAAAACCAGGTATTCCTGAATTAAAAGAATGGAAAGACCTGGTAGCTGCTTTGTAG